In one window of Danaus plexippus chromosome 7, MEX_DaPlex, whole genome shotgun sequence DNA:
- the LOC116770993 gene encoding bromodomain-containing protein 4-like, whose protein sequence is MRIFAVVLAVCACAWIVIADVAHIKAAKAKLISSLATKGKHNKRGIFSDVPPYKLGHDIPRITHSVLKPLVVRYPPTAAVAAVKIPVPIHHVPRYPVSVGHKVPGLPHPHYALNFPHTKYLAKPDHHYHHHHHHVAPKPILPVLPAAPVAHVAPVVPPPHAVLPLAHPVPAPPPVIHQGPIHPVPPPQPSPVEAPLPLNLRPLLPAAAVPIPTASFYQSAALPIGQHFPYIIRPGGAVQTSVFATYPRYPLINSYQAPIYPVSHGATGIQSVQQVLVQRPQVHPLQLVPQAVAHSGVVEHHTHQVGVEQAVLHQAQPAVHVHPNSLGIPQPGVHFHTGQDVLPQPGIQLHPSQEFIPQGFELHHGQEALPQPGLHLHPGQEAVPQPGFHVHAGQGGLPQPEYHIHPTQEAIPQPGFQLHTGQEALPQPGFQFHSTQLPQPLEPTQPSVQFDNNGWSPVPSQNDQSSAQDGHYPQQTHHFTQEQGSQVFEHHTDNKYHDFQHQLQHHIQQQIEQAQYEQSLNHQQQPAQEYGVPQHLGQEHGQPNDYSQQGQDIGQNGQDVYQNDYNLGHLGQDINQNDYNIGQIGQEYGLPHQGAEGRSSEESGQQYHNHIPLKLQPPIDRPLDHFQ, encoded by the exons ATGAGGATCTTTGCT GTTGTGTTGGCAGTGTGCGCGTGTGCGTGGATAGTAATCGCAGATGTGGCTCACATAAAAGCAGCCAAAGCAAAACTTATCAGTAGTTTGGCAACAAAAGGAAAGCATAATAAACGAGGAATATTCTCCGATGTTCCACCATACAAGCTCGGCCATGATATACCACGTATAACACATTCGGTACTTAAACCATTGGTAGTGAGGTACCCACCTACAGCTGCCGTAGCAGCAGTTAAGATACCCGTTCCAATTCACCACGTGCCAAGGTATCCGGTTTCAGTGGGTCACAAAGTACCAGGTCTCCCGCATCCTCATTATGCCTTAAATTTCCCTCACACTAAATATTTAGCAAAACCAGATCACCATTATCATCACCATCATCACCACGTGGCTCCTAAGCCGATTTTACCTGTATTACCAGCTGCCCCCGTAGCGCACGTCGCTCCCGTAGTCCCCCCGCCTCATGCGGTTTTACCGTTGGCTCATCCCGTTCCAGCTCCCCCGCCAGTCATTCACCAAGGACCCATTCATCCCGTTCCTCCCCCTCAGCCCTCACCTGTCGAAGCCCCTTTGCCTCTTAATTTGAGACCGCTTCTTCCTGCTGCTGCCGTCCCTATACCAACAGCGTCATTCTATCAATCGGCCGCTTTACCAATAGGTCAACATTTTCCATACATAATTCGTCCCGGCGGTGCTGTACAAACATCGGTATTCGCAACGTACCCGAGGTACCCTTTAATCAACAGTTATCAAGCCCCTATATATCCTGTAAGTCATGGTGCGACGGGTATACAGTCGGTACAACAAGTGTTAGTACAAAGGCCACAAGTTCATCCATTGCAGTTAGTGCCGCAAGCTGTAGCTCATTCCGGGGTCGTAGAACACCACACACACCAAGTTGGTGTCGAGCAAGCGGTGCTCCACCAAGCTCAACCTGCAGTACATGTGCACCCGAATTCATTAGGCATTCCTCAACCTGGAGTACATTTCCATACCGGTCAAGATGTGCTACCACAGCCTGGTATACAATTACACCCTAGTCAAGAATTTATTCCACAAGGATTTGAATTACACCATGGTCAAGAGGCACTTCCTCAACCCGGCTTACATTTACATCCAGGTCAAGAAGCCGTACCCCAACCAGGTTTCCACGTTCATGCGGGACAGGGAGGTTTGCCTCAACCGGAATACCATATACATCCTACTCAAGAAGCTATACCACAACCAGGGTTCCAGTTACACACTGGTCAAGAGGCATTACCACAACCTGGCTTCCAATTCCATTCCACTCAGTTACCTCAACCCTTAGAACCGACTCAGCCATCAGTTCAATTTGATAATAACGGTTGGTCACCCGTACCATCGCAAAATGATCAGAGTTCTGCACAAGATGGACACTATCCGCAACAAACACATCATTTCACTCAGGAACAAGGTTCACAAGTATTCGAGCATCACACTGACAATAAATACCATGATTTTCAACATCAATTGCAGCATCACATTCAACAACAGATAGAGCAGGCGCAGTACGAGCAGAGTTTGAACCACCAGCAACAACCGGCTCAAGAGTATGGCGTCCCACAACACCTGGGTCAAGAGCACGGACAGCCCAATGACTACTCTCAGCAGGGACAAGATATTGGCCAAAATGGACAAGACGTCTATCAGAACGATTACAACTTAGGTCATCTCGGCCAAGACATCAACCAGAACGATTACAACATAGGTCAAATCGGTCAAGAATATGGACTACCTCATCAAGGAGCAGAAGGTCGCAGTTCCGAAGAGAGCGGCCAACAGTACCATAATCACATACCTCTCAAACTTCAGCCACCGATAGACAGACCACTGGATCACTTCCAATAG
- the LOC116770626 gene encoding zinc finger protein 846-like isoform X2, whose amino-acid sequence MFERIKINDMHLNVEAPEDRKTECNNDTTQASDVEVKQMRDTHDEDVNKDSDFSCQFCSKVFTRKFNLKLHELRHVSCSYPGSARPRPARSCPLCPKSYTSYTNLKDHMRTHTGERPFVCSDCGKAFGSKKILNDHMRIHTGVKPYMCPVCGRQFTTNKLSAHMRRHASVLGATRAPRAASSTPRAERASMARAEHACSLCPARYNHKQSLNKHIRKVHGLNPSQVCERNEGVGFT is encoded by the exons ATGTTTGAACGAATTAAAA TCAATGATATGCATCTGAATGTGGAGGCTCCTGAAGATCGTAAGACAGAATGCAATAATGACACTACACAAGCTAGTGATGTTGAAGTCAAGCAGATGAGGGATACACATGATGAAGATGTTAATAAAGATTCAGACTTCTCCTGCCAGTTCTGCTCCAAAGTATTTACTCGGAAGTTTAATCTGAAGTTGCATGA ACTGCGGCACGTGTCCTGTTCCTATCCCGGCAGTGCTCGCCCCCGGCCCGCCCGCTCCTGTCCGTTGTGTCCAAAGTCCTACACCAGCTACACAAACCTCAAGGATCACATGAGAACACACACCG GTGAGAGACCGTTTGTGTGCTCCGACTGTGGGAAAGCTTTTGGAAGTAAAAAGATATTGAATGATCACATGAGAATACATACTG GTGTGAAGCCGTACATGTGTCCGGTGTGTGGGAGGCAGTTCACCACTAACAAGCTGTCGGCTCACATGCGGAGACACGCTTCCGTGCTCGGCGCTACGCGTGCTCCGCGCGCCGCCTCGAGCACGCCCCGCGCCGAACGCGCGAGCATGGCCCGCGCGGAGCACGCGTGCTCGCTGTGTCCCGCGCGGTACAACCACAAGCAGTCGCTCAACAAACACATACGGAAGGTTCACGGCCTG AATCCTTCGCAGGTGTGTGAGAGGAACGAGGGTGTCGGGTTCACTTGA
- the LOC116770626 gene encoding gastrula zinc finger protein 5-1-like isoform X1: MENTVFNDSTVCCICFEIQNEAIPLYTQEYGIPLYEKLLNYTNINLNIEESIKALICRRCLNELKVCVQFLTKCLKASEYFKHAKSTVNDMHLNVEAPEDRKTECNNDTTQASDVEVKQMRDTHDEDVNKDSDFSCQFCSKVFTRKFNLKLHELRHVSCSYPGSARPRPARSCPLCPKSYTSYTNLKDHMRTHTGERPFVCSDCGKAFGSKKILNDHMRIHTGVKPYMCPVCGRQFTTNKLSAHMRRHASVLGATRAPRAASSTPRAERASMARAEHACSLCPARYNHKQSLNKHIRKVHGLNPSQVCERNEGVGFT, translated from the exons ATGGAAAATACAGTCTTTAATGACAGTACAGTGTGCTgcatttgttttgaaattcaaaatgaagCAATTCCATTATATACACAAGAATATGGGATTCCGCTCTACGAGAAACTATTGAActatacaaacattaatttaaatattgaagaaaGTATAAAAGCTCTCATCTGCAGACGATGTTTGAACGAATTAAAAGTATGTGTacaatttttaactaaatgttTAAAGGCcagtgaatattttaaacatgctAAGTCAACAG TCAATGATATGCATCTGAATGTGGAGGCTCCTGAAGATCGTAAGACAGAATGCAATAATGACACTACACAAGCTAGTGATGTTGAAGTCAAGCAGATGAGGGATACACATGATGAAGATGTTAATAAAGATTCAGACTTCTCCTGCCAGTTCTGCTCCAAAGTATTTACTCGGAAGTTTAATCTGAAGTTGCATGA ACTGCGGCACGTGTCCTGTTCCTATCCCGGCAGTGCTCGCCCCCGGCCCGCCCGCTCCTGTCCGTTGTGTCCAAAGTCCTACACCAGCTACACAAACCTCAAGGATCACATGAGAACACACACCG GTGAGAGACCGTTTGTGTGCTCCGACTGTGGGAAAGCTTTTGGAAGTAAAAAGATATTGAATGATCACATGAGAATACATACTG GTGTGAAGCCGTACATGTGTCCGGTGTGTGGGAGGCAGTTCACCACTAACAAGCTGTCGGCTCACATGCGGAGACACGCTTCCGTGCTCGGCGCTACGCGTGCTCCGCGCGCCGCCTCGAGCACGCCCCGCGCCGAACGCGCGAGCATGGCCCGCGCGGAGCACGCGTGCTCGCTGTGTCCCGCGCGGTACAACCACAAGCAGTCGCTCAACAAACACATACGGAAGGTTCACGGCCTG AATCCTTCGCAGGTGTGTGAGAGGAACGAGGGTGTCGGGTTCACTTGA
- the LOC116770942 gene encoding aspartic and glutamic acid-rich protein-like, which translates to MSRALLLLALQAALLTSRGTRAAQVFVIADTDNQTRTISDAAKETIAEANFIALDGHNDTLADSEDDHEPVVRKKRTFGDIVFRGLADVLGYNVARKPPQVVFPPPLAPVPGIDGPLQAVAVVPVLAAPAPQAGAPAPAPCGRAVAPCAPPPPPPPPKQTQPPCPRPRANPRPRPKPRPRPTTPAPPPPCARPRANPSTPAPCTPPAPPPAQPKADSNLETISSNFRLNFNFNRAPATSAPVAPTAAAATADDEQEEDQEQEQIAPVAIQPRAAKLPQDPPRKPRVYLDAFVVRNGVPQRVHTVDAQTLNNAQADDDYLIYDDEQQQQNSDDDDEYVQESRDRAKAVKEFGTAVDRFWEQKQKPSRKLPANDYRNVHFGDRNLANQIIQLNDEKLQTLQKRKPKANRIPSPKPQEDDDDEGEVTTTTQDPRRPLKPRVLPPTEQNPNQIDTVTVRVPPIYKEKRPKKLHRARTERPDKHEEETAVDSSDEPEDNYDSDTEDSSPIEQTEPPRRKRRRKNKRRARSVSSEAYSAGDYDYYGNKLPMSEEEEFFRGLTIPPPTKDADLARLEKGDDDEKHFLDDHERLTDDPEKIKYDNDNKSNDEDTEEDRADESERVNSEEKSGDDEERTGDSERADEVERSDRLSPHAKVRETGYQNKYVRASNVQVDSPNPLVATIKRKTNKLAA; encoded by the coding sequence ATGTCACGCGCGCTGCTGCTGCTGGCGCTCCAGGCGGCGCTCCTCACATCACGCGGCACGCGTGCGGCACAGGTGTTCGTTATCGCCGACACCGACAACCAAACACGGACTATCAGCGATGCCGCCAAGGAGACCATAGCAGAGGCTAACTTTATAGCGCTAGACGGACACAATGACACGCTCGCGGACTCCGAAGACGACCACGAACCTGTGGTCCGGAAGAAACGTACCTTTGGCGACATCGTGTTTCGAGGACTGGCGGATGTTCTAGGATATAACGTTGCTAGAAAACCACCTCAGGTAGTTTTTCCCCCACCGTTGGCTCCAGTGCCCGGTATTGATGGACCGCTACAAGCTGTCGCCGTCGTGCCGGTGCTAGCAGCACCAGCACCCCAGGCTGGAGCGCCGGCGCCGGCGCCCTGTGGACGAGCTGTGGCGCCGTGTGCACCTCCGCCGCCTCCACCGCCACCGAAACAGACTCAGCCACCTTGTCCGAGACCGCGAGCCAATCCCAGACCTCGGCCCAAACCACGGCCCAGACCGACAACACCTGCACCGCCACCGCCTTGTGCCAGACCTCGAGCTAACCCGTCAACACCAGCACCCTGCACACCACCAGCCCCGCCGCCGGCACAACCGAAGGCTGATTCTAACCTGGAGACCATCTCCTCTAACTTCCGTctcaactttaattttaacagaGCTCCGGCTACATCAGCACCTGTCGCGCCAACAGCTGCCGCGGCGACCGCCGACGATGAACAAGAGGAGGATCAGGAACAGGAGCAGATCGCACCGGTCGCGATACAACCACGCGCAGCGAAGTTGCCTCAAGATCCACCACGTAAGCCTCGAGTTTATTTGGATGCGTTCGTAGTTCGTAATGGGGTCCCACAAAGAGTTCACACTGTCGACGCTCAGACCCTCAACAACGCCCAGGCTGACGacgactatttaatttatgatgaTGAACAACAGCAGCAAAATTCGGATGATGATGACGAATACGTTCAAGAGTCTCGAGATCGTGCTAAAGCGGTTAAAGAATTCGGAACCGCCGTTGATCGCTTCTgggaacaaaaacaaaaaccaaGTAGAAAACTTCCTGCCAATGATTATCGTAATGTACACTTTGGTGATAGGAATTTAGCGAATCAAATCATACAACTTAACGACGAGAAACTGCAAACACTTCAAAAAAGAAAACCAAAAGCTAATCGTATTCCTTCACCGAAACCTCAAGAAGATGATGACGACGAAGGCGAAGTAACTACAACCACACAGGATCCACGACGGCCATTAAAACCGCGCGTCTTGCCTCCGACCGAGCAAAACCCGAATCAGATCGATACGGTAACAGTGAGAGTTCCTCCAATCTACAAAGAGAAGCGGCCAAAGAAATTACACCGCGCCAGAACGGAAAGACCAGATAAACACGAAGAGGAGACAGCTGTCGACTCGTCCGACGAACCCGAAGACAACTATGATTCAGACACGGAAGACAGTTCACCGATTGAGCAAACGGAACCTCCGAGACGGAAACGAAGACGGAAAAATAAGAGAAGGGCTCGTTCCGTCTCCAGTGAGGCTTATTCAGCAGGGGACTATGACTACTACGGCAACAAATTACCAATGTCAGAGGAGGAAGAATTCTTCCGAGGACTCACGATACCGCCTCCGACAAAAGACGCGGACTTGGCGCGCTTAGAGAAAGGTGACGATGACGAAAAACACTTTTTAGATGACCATGAGCGGCTGACAGACGACccagaaaaaattaaatatgataacgACAACAAGAGCAACGACGAGGACACCGAAGAAGACCGAGCTGATGAATCAGAGAGAGTCAACAGCGAAGAAAAATCCGGGGATGATGAAGAGCGGACCGGAGATAGCGAGCGGGCAGACGAGGTCGAGCGATCTGACCGACTGAGTCCCCACGCGAAGGTCAGAGAGACAGGTTACCAGAACAAATACGTGAGAGCGAGCAACGTCCAGGTCGATAGTCCGAACCCACTCGTCGCCACCATCAAGAGGAAAACTAACAAACTAGCAGCGTGA